Proteins from a single region of Kluyveromyces lactis strain NRRL Y-1140 chromosome A complete sequence:
- the KAP114 gene encoding karyopherin KAP114 (similar to uniprot|P53067 Saccharomyces cerevisiae YGL241W KAP114 Karyopherin, responsible for nuclear import of Spt15p, histones H2A and H2B, and Nap1p; amino terminus shows similarity to those of other importins, particularly Cse1p; localization is primarily nuclear), whose translation MSIPYLLEGIQSPQKEEREDAENSLLERCATDPPDTFIELIDTATNNNASASTRQLALLCLRKFTTMYWSAGFPSFVGPPGVGEQGKDLVRRGLLSLLANEDTEKKVISTVTYCIVQICAVDFPDEWPGLLDYLNENILNYHSENAISLLTELVQDIITNEMFFDNHSGAKIVNTVLLALNDDTLRLQAKSKLLQLYHHCISQLRNVSMFVTSELMSEWLIPHLKAMNDCIDKLLESYGNNMESEVIGLKGELFMALSKLFDLNQSILGSNGDLSYRLRITLDAIKSNANSYARALTNNDELRLEIINSSCINTVQYLAYIPSDLIENPTLPDFTEDFIKLCLLPEDYFKLSDFNEFISKETGLSASYNARDEIGQYVSSCSDEIYRHITDSVLQKCLQVTSNEAQYQEACLFLFQELCSNETSMNVPRYQDFLSLAVMILDDDACPTFVKSRTILTIPKFFENNMETLPEIKQLVQQFLVKTVNCTISAEDDFLLASLVISFTYYTSFAELGSILDYQTSMILQQSLLKAIKTLYVDSEEDSLGLLLEAMHEIVKTWHFQQDLHTKQEILNLLLKLSSSEPSNVRIVFESVRSLPYLLRDINCTDYTRLCESCFPSFIEAMSTFLQSQQTYSPLVVLALEFLSVFLKNPPVGNHISDEVAEYVLNPIVQFIKQCPDENIAETALQAFVYLACNSNPKFWKDSMFDLCSLVFDPERSLYKTIDVAPIMLLSLRVTQPHENRFIGQIMEYTISKLVDPNKLHPVDSFIIISCEVILKDIQSFLAYIFSIPISAEESIPNKLIRELFDCFEENRSKNMLKEVALSLSELFFSNDQRLTRSSYHDESDGVVRPFKEYIVKMFADELTRQTDIEEEEEEEEEEENDITPKDYEEDYVSQLNDDVVLLTGRVIDMELKEILVQFFKSTQQSNDNSLGRVLKNLDEQERLKILSALFE comes from the coding sequence ATGTCTATTCCTTATTTATTGGAAGGAATTCAGTCCCcacagaaagaagaaagagaagatgCAGAGAACAGTTTACTAGAACGTTGTGCTACAGATCCACCCGACACTTTTATCGAGTTGATTGATACAGCTACTAATAACAATGCTTCAGCCAGTACCAGGCAACTGGCTTTATTGTGTTTAAGAAAGTTCACTACTATGTATTGGTCCGCAGGTTTTCCCTCATTTGTTGGACCGCCAGGTGTGGGCGAACAAGGGAAAGATCTAGTAAGGCGAGGTCTTTTAAGTTTACTTGCAAACGAAGATACCGAGAAGAAGGTTATCTCTACTGTAACTTATTGCATTGTTCAGATTTGCGCTGTTGACTTCCCAGATGAATGGCCTGGATTGTTAGATTATTTGAATGAGAATATTCTAAATTATCATTCAGAAAATGCCATCAGCCTACTGACGGAACTTGTTCAAGATATTATTACAAATGAGATGTTTTTCGATAACCATTCGGGAGCCAAGATAGTAAATACGGTTTTGTTAGCATTAAATGACGATACTTTGCGTTTGCAAGCGAAATCGAAACTCTTACAACTATACCACCATTGCATATCTCAATTACGCAACGTTTCAATGTTTGTTACATCTGAGCTTATGAGCGAGTGGCTCATTCCTCACTTAAAAGCTATGAATGACTGCATCGATAAGTTATTAGAAAGCTATGGAAATAATATGGAATCTGAAGTAATTGGACTCAAAGGAGAACTGTTTATGGCATTAAGTAAATTATTCGACCTCAATCAGAGCATTTTGGGTTCTAATGGAGATTTATCATATAGACTACGAATAACTTTGGATGCTATCAAGTCAAATGCTAACAGCTATGCCAGAGCTCTCACAAATAACGACGAACTAAGGTTAGAGATAATTAACTCCAGTTGTATCAATACCGTCCAATATCTTGCATACATCCCATCAGATCTTATAGAAAATCCCACATTACCGGATTTCACAgaagatttcatcaaattgTGTTTGCTTCCTGAAGACTACTTTAAACTGTCAGACttcaatgaatttattTCTAAAGAAACTGGATTATCAGCTTCATATAATGCCAGAGATGAAATTGGCCAATATGTTTCAAGCTGCAGCGACGAGATATATCGTCACATCACTGATTCCGTATTGCAAAAATGCCTACAAGTCACTTCAAATGAGGCACAGTACCAAGAAGCGTGTCTATTCTTATTCCAAGAATTATGCTCCAACGAGACAAGCATGAATGTTCCAAGATATCAGGATTTCTTATCTTTGGCCGTGATGATTCTAGATGATGATGCCTGTCCTACATTTGTGAAATCAAGAACTATATTAACAATACCCAAGTTCTTCGAGAATAACATGGAAACTTTACCTGAAATCAAACAGTTAGTGCAACAATTCCTTGTGAAGACAGTTAATTGTACAATTTCAGCTGAAGACGACTTTCTTTTGGCATCGTTAGTCATATCATTCACTTATTACACCTCATTCGCTGAACTTGGCAGTATTCTTGATTACCAAACGTCTATGATTTTGCAACAGTCGTTGCTAAAGGCAATTAAAACTCTTTATGTTGATagtgaagaagattctcttggtcttcttcttgaagcAATGCACGAAATTGTCAAAACTTGGCATTTCCAACAGGATCTTCATACtaaacaagaaattttgaacttGCTTTTGAAGTTATCCTCAAGTGAACCATCCAATGTGAGAATAGTCTTTGAATCTGTCCGGTCACTTCCTTATCTCTTGAGAGATATCAATTGTACAGATTACACTAGACTTTGTGAAAGCTGTTTCCCAAGTTTTATAGAAGCTATGTCAACGTTCTTACAAAGCCAACAAACTTATTCACCACTGGTTGTCCTTGCACTAGAATTTCTCTCAGTATTTCTGAAGAATCCACCGGTGGGAAACCATATTTCTGATGAAGTGGCTGAATACGTTCTCAACCCAATTGTGCAGTTTATCAAACAGTGTCCTGATGAAAACATCGCCGAGACTGCCTTGCAGGCTTTTGTTTATTTGGCTTGTAATTCTAATCCTAAGTTCTGGAAAGATTCAATGTTCGACTTATGCTCTTTAGTATTTGATCCTGAGAGGTCACTTTATAAAACCATTGATGTTGCTCCTATAATGTTGCTTTCACTAAGAGTTACACAGCCACATGAAAACAGATTTATAGGGCAGATTATGGAGTATACAATCTCCAAGTTAGTGGACCCTAATAAACTGCATCCAGTCGACAGTTTTATAATAATATCCTGTGAGGTTATCttaaaagatattcaaAGTTTCCTTGCATATATCTTCTCAATACCTATTTCTGCGGAAGAATCAATACCTAATAAGTTAATCCGTGAGTTATTTGattgctttgaagaaaaccGCAGCAAAAATATGTTGAAGGAAGTGGCATTATCACTATCTGaactctttttttctaacGACCAGAGGCTTACTCGGTCTTCATATCATGATGAATCTGATGGCGTGGTAAGACCTTTTAAAGAGTATATTGTAAAGATGTTTGCGGATGAATTGACAAGACAAActgatattgaagaagaagaagaagaagaagaagaagaagaaaacgacATAACCCCCAAAGATTATGAAGAGGACTACGTGTCACAACTAAATGATGATGTGGTATTACTTACTGGTCGTGTTATCGATATGGAactcaaagaaatattagtgcagtttttcaaaagtaCACAGCAGTCGAATGACAACTCATTGGGTAGAGTTCTGAAGAACTTGGATGAACAAGAACGCCTGAAAATATTATCCGCTCTATTCGAATGA
- the HAP2 gene encoding transcription activator HAP2 (uniprot|P53768 Kluyveromyces lactis KLLA0A00891g HAP2 Transcriptional activator HAP2), protein MPTELITYEQNFSSGVDAENDYPPLDSGMGSFQVSELERQGDSHKRSNDEISELRDETLNGREKKLRQSESISRNSTGNAQVEAIPHHSINVDQSDNLLSEQENPTKVYLYDDPHLENDPQQRQEESDANGIMEKLTDDNSMKQVSNAKTSLETAQFLETSNSMELQRTKPHDMNIISPSEPLEQPFYVNAKQYYRILKRRYARAKLEENLKISRERRPYLHESRHKHAMRRPRGQGGRFLTAAEMAEMKRKEEEGTDNDSFLQEHVPKMNVLPQQLPGPVKDNNNEKSDEKPVAKEASN, encoded by the coding sequence ATGCCCACTGAACTTATCACTTATGAGCAGAACTTCTCTTCTGGTGTAGATGCTGAAAACGACTACCCTCCTTTGGATTCCGGCATGGGCAGTTTCCAAGTTTCTGAACTTGAACGTCAAGGTGATTCACATAAGCGTTCGAATGATGAGATATCGGAGCTCCGAGACGAAACTCTTAACGGCAGAGAGAAAAAACTACGACAATCGGAAAGCATTTCGAGGAACAGTACAGGGAATGCTCAAGTTGAAGCAATCCCACATCATAGCATTAACGTAGATCAAAGCGATAACCTTCTGAGTGAACAGGAGAACCCAACTAAAGTGTATCTGTATGACGATCCTCATTTAGAGAATGATCCTCAGCAGCGGCAGGAGGAATCTGATGCGAACGGGATCATGGAAAAGTTAACTGATGATAATAGCATGAAGCAGGTCTCCAATGCTAAGACTTCCCTAGAAACTGCACAATTTCTCGAAACTTCAAACTCGATGGAACTTCAGCGGACAAAACCGCATGATATGAATATTATATCTCCCTCTGAGCCTTTAGAGCAACCCTTTTACGTTAATGCCAAACAATATTATCGTATCCTAAAGAGAAGATATGCTCGTGCtaaacttgaagaaaatctaaagatttcaagagaACGCAGGCCGTATTTACATGAATCTAGACATAAACACGCTATGAGAAGACCAAGAGGACAAGGAGGAAGATTTTTGACTGCTGCAGAGATGGctgaaatgaaaagaaaagaagaagagggTACAGACAATGATAGTTTTCTGCAGGAACATGTACCTAAAATGAATGTTCTTCCACAGCAATTGCCTGGGCCTGTCAAAGATAATAACAATGAAAAGTCAGACGAAAAACCTGTGGCTAAAGAAGCTTCTAATTGA
- a CDS encoding uncharacterized protein (conserved hypothetical protein), translating to MMESKRRLEGLKGVLSELSSVLVHEEANDSEVQIKSSGQQGNLTEINTYNFSQDVFNKLSESNRTKKRKLRVTEDVSIVAEKEDLNVNKSALSEDENERDGIPLFVQDSSIFSDIVDEEVDTANATPLYDRKQKLTSVEETLNTTNCNFPSHELRHLMTTFLYQSSHSKKFTLPSKSAEELKAIINDFIDSLARSISSMIANKETNSVDRPTILRLFSKFGTVNKKTTNQELFEICRRYLNLEDLNELEISLFS from the coding sequence ATGATGGAAAGTAAAAGGAGACTAGAAGGATTGAAGGGAGTTCTCTCGGAATTGAGCTCTGTTTTGGTCCATGAAGAAGCAAATGATTCAGAAGTCCAAATTAAAAGTAGTGGACAGCAAGGAAATCTCACCGAAATCAATACTTATAACTTTTCACAGGACGTATTCAATAAATTATCAGAATCGAACAGGACAAAAAAACGCAAGCTTCGTGTCACTGAAGATGTCTCGATTGTTGCAGAAAAGGAAGACCTAAATGTAAACAAATCTGCTTTATCTGAAGATGAGAATGAGCGCGATGGTATTCCTCTTTTTGTGCAGGATTCTTCTATATTCTCTGACATtgtcgatgaagaagtCGACACTGCCAATGCTACACCACTTTACGAtaggaaacaaaaactgACTTCAGTTGAGGAAACTCTCAATACTACCAATTGCAACTTTCCTTCGCATGAGCTGCGGCACTTGATGACCACATTCCTATACCAATCATCTCATTCCAAGAAGTTCACGCTGCCGTCTAAATCAGCAGAGGAATTGAAAGCAATTATCAATGATTTTATTGATTCTCTAGCTCGAAGTATCTCCAGCATGATTGccaataaagaaacaaacagTGTAGATAGACCAACTATACTGAGgctcttttcaaaattcgGAACAGTTAACAAAAAAACTACAAATCAGGAACTATTTGAAATATGCAGGCGTTACTTAAATCTTGAAGATTTAAATGAACTGGAAATATCGTTATTTTCATGA
- the CSE1 gene encoding importin-alpha export receptor (highly similar to uniprot|P33307 Saccharomyces cerevisiae YGL238W CSE1 Nuclear envelope protein that mediates the nuclear export of importin alpha (Srp1p) homolog of metazoan CAS protein required for accurate chromosome segregation) has protein sequence MADLENIANILSLSVVASSARTAEQQLKELESQEGFALTLLHTVASTNLPLSTRLAGALFFKNFIKRRWIDENGNYLISANDVELVKKEVIPLMIQLPGNLQVQIGEAISVIAESDFPQRWSTLMDDLISKLSADDMVTNAGVLSVAHSICKRWRPLFRSDELFLEIQMVLDKFAVPFLTMLQTVDKQIDEYSSDKARMVILFDVLLLLVKLYYDLNCQDIPAFFEDNMSVGMSIMHKYLNYQNPLLEDNTEDEEASVLSKVKASIAELIQLYISRYQEEFDPMVDNFIQTTWNLLVSLTPQPKYDILVSKCMTFVTAVARVPKYFELFNTESAMNSIIKEIVLPNVTLRESDEELFEDDPIEYIRRDLEGSDSDTRRRACTDFLKELKEKNESLVTNVVMVHIKSFFEEYNNNQILNWKHKDLCMYLFTSLAINGKVTNAGVTSTNVMLDVVEFFKSDVVPDLLNQQAHPILRVDAIKYVYVFRNQLSKEQLIEILPVMAKFLQDKEYVVYTYAAITIERVFSMRQSAISNQLVFSKSDIASSSELLLTNLFSLTLKQGTTPEKLAENEFLMKAVHRVLLTTENSLGAFALTVLNQLMEILKIISKNPSNPIFTHYCFESIAVVIKYYHDSLSTLIDIIIPVFLSILGDDIQEFIPYVFQVMAYILELLPAGSMIPPSIKQINEALLAPAVWELGGVIPAATRLLKDFVKLEQSVYPDLVPVLGVFQRLISSKSYDVHGFELLEYIFTFIPAERLQPFLKNIAVLLLQRLQNSRTEKYLKKFVVFLGVISCKLGSDFVVQFIDEVQEGLFQQIWNNFVIDTISKVGNLLDRKIVLAGSLNTVVSGNLFSSKYGNLIVPTLDIIVKTACSESIANVNSEFVDYDATEEISTFGSSYSRLSSITEKPYDPLPTVDVHNGLRKYTGEVLLEFNQKAGGNFLPQIQTQLSEEGKNALTKLCTT, from the coding sequence ATGGCTGACTTAGAGAACATTGCCAACATTTTGTCACTTTCGGTTGTTGCCTCATCTGCAAGAACAGCTGAGCAACAActaaaagaattggagTCTCAAGAAGGTTTCGCTCTAACCCTTCTACATACAGTCGCATCCACAAATTTACCACTGTCGACTAGACTCGCAGGTGCCTTATTCTTTAAGAATTTCATAAAGAGAAGGTGGATTGATGAAAACGGTAATTACTTGATCTCAGCTAATGACGTAGAACTTGTGAAGAAAGAGGTTATTCCCTTGATGATTCAGTTACCTGGTAATTTACAGGTACAAATTGGTGAAGCTATATCCGTTATCGCTGAATCAGATTTTCCACAGAGATGGTCTACTTTGATGGATGACctaatatcaaaattatctGCCGATGACATGGTAACCAATGCAGGAGTCCTAAGTGTTGCGCACTCGATCTGTAAAAGATGGAGGCCCCTTTTCAGGTCAGACGagttgtttcttgaaattcaaATGGTTCTAGACAAATTTGCAGTTCCTTTTCTAACAATGTTACAAACGGTGGATaaacaaattgatgaatattCTTCGGATAAAGCGAGAATGGTCATCTTGTTTGATGTGTTACTATTGTTGGTAAAATTATACTATGACTTGAATTGTCAGGATATTCCTGctttttttgaagataacATGTCTGTTGGAATGTCAATTATGCACAAGTATCTAAATTATCAGAACCCATTGCTAGAGGATAACACCGAGGATGAGGAAGCAAGCGTATTGAGCAAGGTAAAGGCTTCTATTGCCGAACTTATTCAGCTTTATATATCCAGATATCAGGAAGAGTTTGATCCAATGGTTGATAACTTCATTCAGACAACATGGAACTTATTAGTGTCCCTTACTCCACAACCAAAATATGATATACTAGTATCGAAATGCATGACTTTTGTGACTGCTGTTGCTCGTGTCCcgaaatattttgaattattCAACACAGAATCTGCGATGAATTCCATAATAAAGGAAATTGTTTTACCAAATGTTACTTTGAGAGAATCTGACGAAGAATTATTCGAAGATGATCCTATCGAGTACATCAGAAGAGACCTAGAGGGCTCTGATTCGGATACTCGTAGAAGAGCATGCACTGACTTCCtcaaagagttgaaagaaaaaaatgaatctCTTGTTACAAATGTCGTCATGGTCCACataaaatctttctttgagGAGTACAACAACAATCAAATATTGAACTGGAAGCATAAAGATTTATGCATGTACTTGTTTACTTCGCTGGCAATTAATGGCAAGGTGACAAATGCCGGAGTTACATCAACGAATGTAATGTTAGATGTcgttgaatttttcaagtcTGACGTGGTTCCGGATTTGTTAAATCAACAAGCGCATCCTATTTTACGGGTGGATGCAATCAAATACGTTTACGTGTTCAGGAATCAATTGAgtaaagaacaattaaTTGAAATTTTACCAGTTATGGCCAAATTTTTACAAGATAAAGAATACGTGGTTTATACGTATGCTGCAATTACCATCGAGAGAGTCTTCTCTATGAGGCAATCCGCAATTTCAAACCAACTGGTTTTCTCAAAAAGTGATATCGCCAGCAGTTCTGAACTTTTGCTCACCAACTTGTTTAGCTTAACTTTGAAACAAGGTACAACTCCCGAAAAACTCGcagaaaatgaatttttgatgaaagCTGTGCATAGGGTCTTGCTAACTACTGAAAATTCTCTTGGAGCATTTGCATTGACTGTTTTGAATCAACTAATGGAAATCTTGAAGAtaatttccaaaaatcCTTCTAACCCAATATTTACtcattattgttttgaatcaattgcTGTTGTTATAAAATACTATCACGACAGTCTTTCAACTCTTATTGACATAATAATACCTGTGTTTTTGTCAATTCTAGGAGATGATATTCAGGAATTTATTCCTTATGTATTCCAAGTTATGGCCTATATTTTGGAGCTCCTCCCCGCAGGTTCAATGATCCCACCTTCcatcaaacaaataaaCGAAGCGCTTCTAGCACCAGCTGTCTGGGAATTGGGAGGAGTCATTCCAGCAGCTACCAgacttttgaaagatttcGTCAAGTTAGAACAATCTGTTTATCCTGATTTAGTTCCCGTGTTAGGGGTTTTTCAAAGGTTAATTTCATCTAAAAGTTATGATGTACATGGGTTTGAGCTACTTGAATACATTTTTACTTTCATACCCGCGGAACGCCTGCAGccatttttgaaaaatattgCAGTGTTATTATTACAGAGGTTACAAAATTCTCGAACCgagaaatatttgaaaaagttCGTTGTTTTCTTGGGCGTCATATCCTGTAAATTGGGCTCCGattttgttgttcaattcatcgatgaagttCAGGAAGGACTTTTCCAACAAATCTGGAACAACTTTGTTATTGACACTATATCCAAAGTTGGAAATCTGTTGGATCGTAAGATAGTATTGGCTGGTAGTTTGAATACTGTTGTATCTGGCAAtttattttcttccaagtaTGGCAATTTAATTGTTCCAACTTTAGACATCATAGTGAAAACAGCATGTTCCGAAAGCATTGCCAACGTTAACTCGGAGTTTGTTGATTACGACGctactgaagaaatttccACTTTTGGTTCAAGCTACAGCAGACTATCAAGTATTACGGAAAAACCATACGACCCGTTACCTACTGTAGATGTGCATAACGGTTTGCGGAAATACACTGGAGAAGTGTTGTTAGAATTCAATCAAAAAGCAGGAGGAAATTTCTTGCCTCAGATTCAGACACAATTATCTGAAGAAGGGAAAAATGCATTAACGAAATTATGTACCACATAA
- the DOC1 gene encoding anaphase promoting complex subunit DOC1 (weakly similar to uniprot|P53068 Saccharomyces cerevisiae YGL240W DOC1 Processivity factor required for the ubiquitination activity of the anaphase promoting complex (APC) mediates the activity of the APC by contributing to substrate recognition involved in cyclin proteolysis), with amino-acid sequence MVATPMSTDKELFKRLQNILPRWENPYEVFPINQHVILDADAEESTDENVQYVSNVYNPDDPEDQEESLESYLKSYTTELELIEQQNLVNLTKLAFWKASSFKVGNPIANAIDDDPTTFWQSDGLQPHRIDINFSKRVDVVQLAMYFCLVTDESYTPELFKVYAGYSPSDASLYRTFEVKNVNGWVVITFKGNRPHDNLLRCRFIQIQILSNHENGKDSHLRGIKIFGNSTASRHTVKDPNTLALDNFENSSLFTYQSIR; translated from the coding sequence ATGGTTGCAACCCCTATGTCAACGGATAAAGAGTTATTCAAGAGGCTCCAAAATATTCTCCCGAGATGGGAAAACCCTTATGAGGTGTTCCCGATTAATCAGCATGTAATATTAGATGCGGATGCCGAAGAAAGCACCGATGAAAACGTGCAGTATGTCTCGAACGTGTACAACCCTGATGATCCAGAGGACCAGGAGGAATCCCTAGAAAGTTACTTGAAGAGCTACACTACAGAATTAGAGCTGATCGAGCAGCAGAACCTGGTGAACCTAACGAAACTCGCGTTCTGGAAAGCATCCTCTTTTAAGGTAGGAAACCCTATAGCAAATGCCATTGATGACGATCCAACCACTTTTTGGCAAAGCGATGGATTGCAGCCACATAGAATCGATATAAACTTTAGTAAAAGAGTCGATGTTGTCCAATTGGCGATGTATTTTTGTCTTGTGACGGACGAGTCATATACGCCGGAGCTGTTTAAGGTATACGCTGGGTACAGTCCTTCGGATGCATCATTATATCGTACATTTGAAGTAAAAAACGTTAACGGTTGGGTGGTGATAACTTTCAAGGGGAATAGACCCCATGATAATTTACTAAGGTGCAGATTTATCCAGATACAAATCCTTAGCAATCATGAGAATGGAAAAGATTCTCATCTCAGAGGAATTAAAATATTTGGCAATAGCACAGCATCGAGACATACTGTGAAAGACCCAAATACCTTGGCTTTAGacaactttgaaaattCCTCATTGTTTACATACCAGAGCATCAGATAG
- a CDS encoding uncharacterized protein (no similarity): MVKSFYHKPDASLEQKVISNRHKFMNLLQNKSVVFFISTPSHSNVSQYAELLHNISTKNYAYDTQWNSLLRKYDAENLKDCIFCILITDVPDWNSVTDWRRDMVLASELLPTCIPLKDPLKFSFVSDLNACSYFPTDFDFKDIAFASGCSTSVVIDVNDIEDLTRCTQNIRTPNLFITVDEDCNPTIAHTTGNNDMLLLMDLTLATSVVFRDDFGTEDMKLPIIIRADTESKDAIKEFIGAGNVMPRVSGFEIPLNLAHLPSVLPGTSYSYRSDTETEYTYSNCQPKMNKEKTNWLSSLFGIRRDGTVQQPLANTSLEELEQFLNLVFELNNLLT; the protein is encoded by the coding sequence ATGGTCAAAAGTTTCTACCATAAACCAGACGCTTCATTAGAACAGAAGGTTATCAGTAATCGCCACAAGTTCATGAATTTACTACAGAATAAATCTGTGgtttttttcatctcaACACCTTCACATAGCAATGTTTCCCAATACGCTGAACTACTTCACAATATCTcaacaaaaaattatgCGTATGATACTCAATGGAATTCTCTATTGCGGAAGTATGATGCTGAAAACCTTAAAGATTGTATTTTTTGCATTCTAATCACAGATGTTCCTGATTGGAATTCTGTTACCGACTGGAGGAGAGACATGGTTCTGGCTTCTGAATTGCTACCAACATGTATACCTTTGAAAGATCCTTTGAAATTCAGCTTCGTTTCTGACCTCAATGCATGTTCTTATTTTCCAACGGATTTTGACTTCAAAGACATTGCGTTTGCCAGTGGTTGCTCCACCTCGGTTGTCATAGACGTCAATGATATAGAAGATCTCACGAGGTGTACTCAAAATATCAGAACCCCCAATCTGTTTATTACAGTAGACGAGGATTGTAATCCAACGATTGCTCATACAACAGGAAACAATGATATGTTGCTCTTAATGGATCTTACATTAGCGACATCGGTAGTGTTTAGGGATGACTTCGGGACTGAAGATATGAAATTGCCTATAATTATTCGTGCGGATACCGAAAGTAAAGATGCGATAAAAGAATTCATAGGCGCAGGAAATGTGATGCCAAGAGTTTCTGGATTTGAAATACCGTTGAATTTAGCACATCTCCCCTCTGTTTTACCGGGCACATCATATTCCTATCGGTCCGACACAGAAACAGAGTACACATATTCCAACTGCCAACCCAAAATgaacaaagagaaaacaaattGGCTTTCCTCCTTATTTGGTATCAGAAGAGATGGTACCGTTCAACAACCCTTAGCCAATACTTCTcttgaagaattagaaCAGTTTTTGAACTTAGTCTTTGAATTAAATAACCTTCTTACATAA